The Dictyoglomus sp. NZ13-RE01 sequence ACCAATCTCTTAATCTATACTGTACTTTTCTTTTGCCTAAACCAAGTTTTTCAAACTTTTCTATAATTAAATTCCAAAATTCTTTGCTATTTAAACCATTATATTCACCAGAATTTATCATAATACCTTCCCCTTCATAGGGAAGCTCAGGTTCTTCACCATTTTCTAAAGCAATAACCGTTTTTATAGGAAGATTAAACTCTTTTGCAAATTCAAAATCTCTTGAGTCATGGGCAGGAACTGCCATTATTGCTCCTGTCCCATAACCACCAAGTACATAATCCGCCACATATATTGGAACTAATTCTTCTGTAAGAGGATGAATGGCATAACTTCCTGTGAATACTCCTGTTTTCTTTTTCTCTAAGGTTCTTTCAAGTTCGCTTTTATTTTTTGCTCTTGTAACATACTCCCTTACTTTATCCAAATACTCTGGCTTAGTTAACTTTTCCACTAAAGGATGTTCTGGAGCCAAAACCACAAAAGTAATACCAAAAATAGTATCAGGTCTTGTAGTAAAGACAAAAATCTTCTCATTAGAATCTTTAACTTTAAAATAAAATTCAAGACCCTCGGATCTACCTATCCAGTTTTTCTGCATCAACTTAACTTTTTCTGGCCAATACTCTAAGGTATCAAGATCCTTTAGTAAATCTTCTGCATATTCTGTGATCTTAAAGAACCATTGTTCAAATTCTCTCTTTTCAACCTCTGATTTACATCTCCAACATTTACCATCAATAACTTCTTCATTTGCAAGCACTGTTTTACATGTAGGACACCAATTAGCAGGAGCCTTCTTCCTATAAGCAAGTCCTCTCTCATAAAGCTTTAAAAATATCCATTGGGTCCATTTATAGTAATCAGGAGAACAGGCTGTGACTTCCCTATCCCAGTCATAGACAACTCCCATCTTAAAGAGTTGTTCTTTCATCCTTGCAATATTTCTATAGGTCCAATCTTTTGGATGGACACCATGTTTAATAGCTGCATTTTCTGCAGGTTGTCCAAAGGCATCCCATCCCATAGGATTTAAAACGTTATAACCTCTCATAGTATAGTATCTTGCTATCACATCTCCAATGGTATAATTTCTCATATGTCCCATATGAAGATCGCCAGATGGATAAGGAAACATAACTAAGGTATAATATTTTGGCTTGTCCTTAACCTCAGTTACATAATATAATCTATCACTTTGCCATTTCTTCTGCCACTTTGGTTCTATCTCCTGAGGATTATATTTTTTCATATCTCTCCCTCTCTTCTCTTTACAAATTTTGTAATATATTGTGTATTATATAAAAGTAGAGAAGAAAGGTAAAGTATTAAAAGCCTTCTCCAACCCCAATCGTTAGATAGTAATTGCCATTTTCATTTGGATTTTTCAGCCCTTGATATACTGGAAAGGCATATCCTATATTCAAGGAAATAGGTAAATCAAGAAAAGTTGTGAAATTGTAACTAAGCTCAAAACCTAAACCTAATTTCAATCCCTTTTCATCTATCTTATCCTGTGTATTCCAAACTCCTCCCAACTCAGAAAACACTTTAAAATTCAAAGACCTAAAAATGAATAGGTTAAGAATTTTCATCTCTTGTTCTCTAATAATTGGTAAACTCCAAGTTGTTTTCAAAGTCCACTTAAAATTGCCAGTGTACTTATCTTTTAAAGACATCCAATCACTTAGATCAAAAATTTCATCTTCCGGAGAATTTACCGATGTATATCCTAATTTATTACTCACACTTAAATAGCTATGAGGAAAGACTAAGAAGAACTTATTTAAGGACCACTCAACCTTAATAAAGTTTTCTTGCTGGAAAGGGATAGAAGTTCTTATATGAAAATCATTTTGCATTGCTAAAGAATAATAGTCGTTAAGCTTAGAAATATTAACATCAAAATAGCCATAATTGATATATCCTAAGGTTAGTCTTAGTTGATAAGCAGGTTGCCACAAGTTTCCACTAACGCCAAGATCAAACTTCTGCCAGAAGTTTTTTGTTAATGAGGCTTCTCCTGCAAAATAGTTTGGATATATCCAGAGTAGTGAGAATGAAAAATTATCATTTCTTGGTAGATATCTAACAAATTGGAAGAAAGTTCCTTGATATGTTTCTTCTTTATCCTGCAAATAAAAGCTCTCAAGACTCCACTTATGATCAATAGGATCGTACCCTTCTATATGATAGGAAAGGTATGATATCTGCCCTGTTGTAAGATCAATGAAAAATGATGGAATTAAATCATAGTATATGACATATGCATCTAATGGTATTACTCTTTTTGATGTATAAATAATTTTTCTGGGCATTGAATTATTTAGTCTATTAATATCGGGGATTTTTGAATCAGGATCTAATAAAACCCTTACAACCTTTGATTTTGTTTGATAATTCAAATTCACATCCTTTTCATTTCCATAGTAGATATCCTTTACTTCTTCTCCATTCTCCAAAACAAGTAAAATCTCTACAGGAAGTATCCCCTCCCCTTCCCTTCTTATATGAATCTTTGTATTCCAGCCATCTAATGTGGGATAACTTGAAAAATCTAATACCTGCCAATCAATGGTAGCTGTAGAATAAAACCAGGTATTGAAAAATCCTGAGAAGTCTTTATGAGTAACCTCCTCCAAGATACTTTCAAAATCTTTTGTAGTTGCTAATTTCCCTTTATAACGTTCAAAGAATAATTTTAGCACATTATTAAATTTTTCCTCGCCTATTTCAAAAGCTAATGCCCTTAGTAAAAGATATGCCTTTCCATAAACTTTTGTTTCGTAACCATTATAGATACTATTCCAGTAATCTTTTACTATAGGTTCATCCCATTTATCCTTAACAGATAGTAAATAGGGAAGTTCTACTTGACTTTCCCTTAAGTTCCACTCCCCTAAAACATTATCCTTTAAATACTCCAAAAAGTAATCATCCCCTAAATCAGGAATAAGGTTTCCACCCTTTGATCCATATTTCTCCTCAAAATAATATATAGAGGAATACTGAGCAAAAGCTTCAGAAAGCCAATTCTCAGCATCAAAATCTGCTCCAACCCCAATTCCCCACCATAGATGGGCGATCTCATGAGCTAATAACCATTCATTTATTCTTTCTAATAAAAAGGGTGTAAATAAGTCTGATGAGTAAAAAATGCTATTTCCAAGAATAATTAATCCATCCGCTGTCATCCCCCAATATCCTTCAATCTGACCTTCTACAATTACAACTCTTTTATGACCTGATGGACCATATAGAGAAATATATTTATCCATTATCTCCCGGGCATAGGTTGCCAGAATTCTTGCCTTATACTCCCTTCCTGGATAGAAATATACTAATATTTCAGGATCTCTTTGAGATGGAAACTTATAAACTTGATAATTAGGACTTATTGCAATAGGCAAAGATCTTCTCGGACCATAATTTATACCTACTACTTTTTTCCATGAATCATCCGTAATCTCCTCTTTTTGTTCATCAACACCTAAAGCAACCTTATAATTCTTAGGAACCAAAAGTTCCACGCTAAAGTTGCAGGAAACAAGTCTTCCTCCTTTATCCCATTCCCCATCGCTAAAGTAAAGTTCTTGTGGAAACCAACCAAATCTCCAAACAAAGGAATCTTTTGCAAAGGAATTATCCCCAAAATATGCTCTTGGGAATTTTGTGGAAAAGAGGATCTTTAGAGTAAAAGATTTTCCAGGTAAAAGTGGGTATGGAAGTATTACTTTAAGATAGTTGTCTTCCAATGAGTAATTGGAGAATAAAATTTTACCTTTCTCATAGCTATAATTTAGAGGAATTCCATCTTTATCAAAAACATTTTTTACCTCCGTATAGCCTGGGTCAAAACCTCCAACATAATTAGGGTCCTGTAATACAGGGTTAATGTGTGGATTTTTCTCTTTTAAAAGATTCGCAGGAAGATAGAAATATATCTCCTTTAACTCTTGCGAAGTATTATTGTAATAATCTACCTCTACATATCCACTAATTAAATAACTTTGAGGATTAAGCTGAGCAAATATCCTATAATTGGAAACCTGGGCATAAGCAGGTACAATAAGAAAGATGAAAAAGATTATATAAACTAATTTTTTCATATCTTCTATACTCCTCCTACAGTAGATTTTTTACCCTTAAATCTAAGTTTCATGGTTAAAATTCTATCTGTAGAGAAGATCTTACTTGCAATTAGTATCAAAATAGCAAAAACAACAAGCATATAAATGATCCCATAATATACAATGGAGTAATTACCAAGAAGTACATTTTGAGATGCAATAAAAGGATGACTAAAAGGAATTATCCAAACTAATATCTTTAGAGGAAGAGATAAAGAGTTTATATCCGAGAACAAAGAAAGAAAATAAGGAATGATAACGAGGAATGTCAATGGTAAACTGGCACTCTGAGCACTCTTAAGGTCCTCCGCCAGTACTCCTAAAATAGTAGAAAGAGCTAATGCACATAATATAGCTAAAAACAATGAAATGCCCAATAAAACATAACCTTCGGTGGTGAATTGTAGCCCTAACTTTTGTGCCACCCCCTTTATTTGATCACTTACACTAATATCTCCCATAAAACCACCCATATAGAATCTAAATCCAAACATATAAATTCCAGCGGATATTAATCCTACAAGTCCTGCTCCAATCATTTTTGCTACAACAATCTGACTTCTACTTATAGGAACAGTAAGAAGGGTTTCTAAGGTTTTGTCCTGTTTCTCCATGGCAATGGCGGAAAGTACCATTTGAGAAGAATACATTATAACCATCATAAGAATAATTGGTATAAATACTGACTGAGAATAAACAAAACTACTTACAGCCCCTGCTGAACCTTCTGCTACTTTATCTTTTACTATTACAAATTCTTTAGTCTTTATAGGATTCTTCAGATTATCTGGGTCAATATCGGGAAACTTTTCTTTTATGAAATTGTCGGATAAATATCTATTAATTGCTGAAATTACTTCATTTACAATAGAAGAGCTAACAGAAGAACTAAGAGAAAGGCTACGTATAAAAGAATAAGTCTCAATCTCTTTTAACTGAAATTTTGATATACCTGAGGCAAATCCTTCAGGTATTATTAATAGGAAATCAATTTTATTTTCTTTTGCATAACTTATAGCAGATTCTCTATCCTTTTCCTTTAATAAATGAATCTTGAAATTGGCAAAGGATAGATTGTTTAAGATATCTTCAGAAAGCTTTGATTTATCCAAATCAAGAACATATATATCTCTAAAACTTATTGCCTTCTTTGTCTCCGTTTTTACTAATGAGCCCATAAAATAAAAGAGAGCAATAGTAAAAAGCAGAGAGAAAATTAATTGAGGTGTAATTAACTCCCTTATCTCTTTTCTTATGAGATTTAAAAACTTTCTCATGCTACTATCCTCCTAAATACTTCCTCTAAATTTCTTGAATTATATTTCTCTTTTAATTCCTGAGGGGTACCCACATCTAAAATTTTTCCTTTATCAATAATTGCAACCCTGTCAGAAAGAAACTCTATCTCTAACATGTTATGAGAAGATAGAAGTACAGATACTCCTTCTTCAACAAACTTTCTAATAATCTCTCTTATCTCAAGAGAATTAATAACATCCAATCCTGAGGTCGGCTCATCTAAAATTGCAAGCTTTGGCTTTATCATTAATGCTCTTGCAAGTAATAATTTTCTCACCATTCCTTTACTATAGGTCCCAACTTTATCCTTTAACCTATCCCCCAAACTTGCAATTTTCTTTGCTCTCTCAACAAACTCTTCTACCTCTCTACTATCTTGAGCATAAAAATTTGCCATAAACCGTAAATATTCAATTCCAGTCATATTTTTGTATGCTCCGGCTTCTTCAGGTAAATAACTTATTCCTTCTCTTATCTTCTCAGGATTTTTCTTTAAATCATAACCCATAAATTCAACTCTTCCATCAGAAGGGGTTAAAAGAGTTGCAATAATTCTTAGGGTTGTTGTTTTTCCTGCACCATTGGGACCAATAAGCGCAAAGATTTCACCTCTTTTTACTTCAAAACTGATCCCCTTCAAAGCCTCAAACTTTCCATAAGTTTTCTTAAGGTTTTCAACAATCAATATTTCATCCACAAAAAACTCCCCCTTTCATTATTTCTCCATGTCAATTTTACCATAAAATATTACAATTTTTTTAAAAATCCTTTTAAAAATAAACTTTACTAATTCACTATGTTATTGCAAAAGATTTGCAATTATCTTAAAATAATTAATGAAAAAAAAATTTGCAATAAGGAGAGCCTATGAAGGAATTAAGAGAAAGTCTAAAAAACTTTGGTTTTAGATTGAGTAAACAAAGAATGCTTGTTTTACAATTTTTTGAAGAGCATAAAACCGGACATTATTCTATAAATGACATTTACAAATATCTATCTGAAAAATATAGCAACATTTCCTATACTTCAGTTTACAGAACCTGCAAACTTTTAGAAAAACTTGGATTAATAAGAGCAATCTCTTTTGAAGAGAGACATATCCATTACGAAAGCAATTTATCTCTTCATTTGCATTATCAATGCCTAATTTGTGGAAAAGTTTTTGAGGATGAAAAAGAATGGATAAAAGAATTAGAAGAAAAACTTTATAGGGAAGATTTTGAAATTAAATCCTATAGAATCCAAGTTTATGGCATATGTAGTGAATGTAGAA is a genomic window containing:
- a CDS encoding transcriptional repressor, with the translated sequence MKELRESLKNFGFRLSKQRMLVLQFFEEHKTGHYSINDIYKYLSEKYSNISYTSVYRTCKLLEKLGLIRAISFEERHIHYESNLSLHLHYQCLICGKVFEDEKEWIKELEEKLYREDFEIKSYRIQVYGICSECRKRGESNGKNIVSNE
- a CDS encoding ABC transporter: MRKFLNLIRKEIRELITPQLIFSLLFTIALFYFMGSLVKTETKKAISFRDIYVLDLDKSKLSEDILNNLSFANFKIHLLKEKDRESAISYAKENKIDFLLIIPEGFASGISKFQLKEIETYSFIRSLSLSSSVSSSIVNEVISAINRYLSDNFIKEKFPDIDPDNLKNPIKTKEFVIVKDKVAEGSAGAVSSFVYSQSVFIPIILMMVIMYSSQMVLSAIAMEKQDKTLETLLTVPISRSQIVVAKMIGAGLVGLISAGIYMFGFRFYMGGFMGDISVSDQIKGVAQKLGLQFTTEGYVLLGISLFLAILCALALSTILGVLAEDLKSAQSASLPLTFLVIIPYFLSLFSDINSLSLPLKILVWIIPFSHPFIASQNVLLGNYSIVYYGIIYMLVVFAILILIASKIFSTDRILTMKLRFKGKKSTVGGV
- a CDS encoding multidrug ABC transporter ATP-binding protein; translated protein: MDEILIVENLKKTYGKFEALKGISFEVKRGEIFALIGPNGAGKTTTLRIIATLLTPSDGRVEFMGYDLKKNPEKIREGISYLPEEAGAYKNMTGIEYLRFMANFYAQDSREVEEFVERAKKIASLGDRLKDKVGTYSKGMVRKLLLARALMIKPKLAILDEPTSGLDVINSLEIREIIRKFVEEGVSVLLSSHNMLEIEFLSDRVAIIDKGKILDVGTPQELKEKYNSRNLEEVFRRIVA
- a CDS encoding leucine--tRNA ligase, with translation MKKYNPQEIEPKWQKKWQSDRLYYVTEVKDKPKYYTLVMFPYPSGDLHMGHMRNYTIGDVIARYYTMRGYNVLNPMGWDAFGQPAENAAIKHGVHPKDWTYRNIARMKEQLFKMGVVYDWDREVTACSPDYYKWTQWIFLKLYERGLAYRKKAPANWCPTCKTVLANEEVIDGKCWRCKSEVEKREFEQWFFKITEYAEDLLKDLDTLEYWPEKVKLMQKNWIGRSEGLEFYFKVKDSNEKIFVFTTRPDTIFGITFVVLAPEHPLVEKLTKPEYLDKVREYVTRAKNKSELERTLEKKKTGVFTGSYAIHPLTEELVPIYVADYVLGGYGTGAIMAVPAHDSRDFEFAKEFNLPIKTVIALENGEEPELPYEGEGIMINSGEYNGLNSKEFWNLIIEKFEKLGLGKRKVQYRLRDWLISRQRYWGAPIPIIYCPNCGIVPVPYEDLPVLLPDLNDFQPTGTGESPLAKVPEFVNTKCPKCGGPARRETDTLATFVDSSWYYFRYTDPHNDKEPFSREKAEYWLPVDQYTGGIEHAILHLLYSRFITKVLYDAGYSPVREPFKRLFTQGMVYKDGQIMSKSLGNIVSVDYMVENYGADTARLFILFVAPPEVDMEWSDEGVEGANRFLNRLWRLALEEEEPKEQDSEEDKKILRMLHKTIKKVTEDIENFKFNTAIAMIMEFTNALTEYKRKYGRTKIFNEGIKNVLLLLSPFVPHITEELWQELGYQYSIHMQSWPNYDPELIKEDVVTLVIQINGKVRDRIEVPADIDEDTAVRLAMQRENVKKYLSDKNPKKIVFVPGKLLSFYV